A segment of the Pelodiscus sinensis isolate JC-2024 chromosome 28, ASM4963464v1, whole genome shotgun sequence genome:
ggaagatgtggacacattggagagtccAGAGAGAGCAACACAATGATAcgggtttagaaaacctgatcgACGAGgaaagatttaaagaaaaaaagcctgtttagtcttcagaaaagaAGGCTGGGGAGGGTTTGTCCCAAATGTAGCTTTTGATGGGCCTTTCtgctgcctttaacatctgcatttccacatcagaagctaggaaggggagatgtccagcccacttcattagcctcattaagaTGGGTGCTGCAATTGACAGGGACTGTTCCTGCTGTTCTAGCTCTGGCTGGGTTTCTGATGAAGGGCGGTTTGCCCTGCAAGCTGGTGCAGTCAAAGTGACTTGATGGAGCCGCTCTCCGGAGGAGCTTTTCCCATGATTGCCAATGGCCTGGGAGGGCTGATGAAGGGCCAGCCCTAGCCCCTGCTTGCAGTGCACCTATTGCATCCTGCTCACTAGCTGCTGtcgtgggaggggggagcagctccGCTCTGCGCTCCTCCCCGCACAGGAGAGGCCCGGCTGCCACTCCTGGGCGGGGTTTTAGTCCCTTTCCCTCGTCTGACCTCCTCAAAATGGCGGCCGCGGCCGACCGGACGCAGGGCGCGGCCCCACTTCCGGCAGACGTTGGCCGGCAGGGCGGGGACGCGCAGGGCGATTGGCCGAGccgcggagggggcggggcgcgagGCGGAAGTCGGGGGATGTGGAGCAGAGCGGGGATGGCAGCGGGCGAGGGGCTGGGCCCGGCGCTGCGGGCGGTGACGGACCAAGTGCGGCAGGCGGCGGCCCGGCGCCCGCAGGTGAGAGGGGGGGCCCCGGacccccccgctgggccccccatagacccccccggaccccccccgctgggccccccATAAACCCcgctgggccccagcccccccactcactGGGCCCCCCCATaaaccccccccccgctgggccccagcccccccactcactgggccccccccatagacccccccgctgggccccagccccccccactcactgggccccccccatagacccccccgctgggccccagcccccccactcgctgggcccccccatagacccccccgggtccccccccgctgggccccccatagacccccccggaccccccgctgggccccagcccccccgctcactgccccccatagaccccctgccccccccgctgggccccacccccccccactcactgggCCCCCAGCATGGGGGGGGCTTGGTGACCTTAtcttgtgcccccccccagtaCCCACCCCTGCTTACTGGGCCCCTAGCATGGGGGGGAACAAGGTGTCTCTATTCTATGATGCCTACCAGCACCCCCACCTGTTGATCCCCCTAGGATTAGGGAACATGCCCCTCCTCTGGGGTCCCTAGcaccgggggggcagggcttctCCCTGCCACCAgttcccccctgcccctccacctgatggcgccccccccccccccccccacgtgctaGGAAGAGTTCTGGGCAAATGCTGGTGGGAGGCGGAGTTAAGGACTTGGGGCTGGctggttgggggaagaggggttggTTGGCCAGGATGGGGTGTTTAAGGTAGGGAGGGCAAAAGGGGTTGGGTAGGTGGCtacagagcctctccctgagcgGACTGGGTTTTCTCTTCCCTTTAGTTGAAAGGATTGGTCTGGCTCTCAtcaacccacccctcccccaaatccccCCCCAGCGTGGCCAGTCTCATGCCCGtagccagagctccccagttGCTTTACGGGCTGCTGCCCTCGTCAATCCCCAAGGCCTGTCACCTTCTGAAAAactcctccccaccttgccctgggcagcACAGTCGTCTCCCAGTCTCCTGCTTCTAAAAGTGCAGGTGACGGGAAGACTTATTCCAGCCCACGCATTTTTCTGTAGTGTCTaatggaaggaaaaaatcaaGGACTTTTTGCCTTCCCTGAGGGATTCCGATAATGTAACTAATCTAAGCACCCAGATACATTTCTCCCAGCTGTCATCTTCAGCCCAGCTCCGACTGCTTGGGCGGCATAATGCAGAGCTTGAACGAAGGCTCTGCTTTTTCTGTCCTGATGATTTCTCGCCCTCCTGAAAGAAATGCCTGCTTAGCACTCAGAGGTCAAAGACTGGAGGGAGTTAATTGTAAAACGAGTGTGTCCAAAGTCTTTGTAAGGCCACATGGATGGGGAAATACCATTGGTAAGTTAATGAGCATGTTAACTGACATGTTGAACATGATTTTGTGCTTAGGCTAGACAAGGGCAGATGTGGTTAATGACACActagctcagggctactcaactttggaagccccgggggccacaatgctactcacagcacatgctgagggccacaacttaagtgtggttgcaaatatatgcaaatagcttctttcgcactgacaggcataaatacaaagattaaggcaagactacaccacaCGCAGGCCGCATTTAAGGCAGTTCTACTATTaatcaaatgcaatatttacccgatttccacccttatgacagcacttttcatgagaaatggcagtccaggaatgtaactactaaaatgcatctcaacagaaggccattctattgactcgccgttgtggagcatggTCCCAGTGGAGGTCGTATTGAAAGGATCTCACTCGTGTGCCATGCACCTGCACCGCGCACCGCAAACAGGCTGGGGGCgcctgttgagtagccctgcactagctgcttgtAGCAAACTTCGTGAGCAGCCCATGGGTGACCACAACAAgttaacatttttttcagaaactaTTGTCCTTGTCTAAATGAGGTGCAAAGTCCCGTCTTCTAAGGTGGTGGTTTTTTCTCAGTATAGATGTGGCCAAATCATCAGTTAAAATTGCTGGACCTCATCTTCCTGGGATGCTATTTCTGATGACTTCCATCCATGGCTGCTCTGATTCTCGAATAGGATGCTTTATTCTAGGTTAGTGGAATAAGAGCAGCCATGTGGAGTTAATCAGGAATAGTTGCCCTGCTTTAAATTGGTACCCTACCTTATTCTGTACGTCTCTCAtgtgtagataagcccttagaGCATCTCCTCAGCATGGTCAGCTATTAAGTTCTTCTTCTTGGTGGCCTATTGTGATACCTCCTTCACTACAGAGCCAGCTGGTCTAAAATACAGGCTGCTGGAGAGAGACGGGGCTGTTACTTTCGGTAGTCTGCCATGAGAGTAACTCTTACTCCTCTAGATCTTGAATAGCCCTCTCAGCTAAGGGACAAGCTTGAAATTTGATCCTATTCCCCGTGCCACTGACTCCTCACCTCTGCTTCCTTCGACAGGCGCTCCCTGCTATCCAGCCTCGACTCGTGGCTGTCAGTAAAACCAAACCTGCAGACATGGTCATAGAGGCCTACAACCAGGGGCAACGCAGTTTTGGAGAAAACTATGTGAGTGTCCCCACCTTTCTCCTGTTGTTTCATAGCCGGAAGGGACTGCTGCGATTTAGTCTGGCTTCCTGCATGATAAAGGCCACAGAATTTCCCCCACTGAATTCCTGCATCTGGCGCAACAAATTGATCTTGAGCTGTAGTGGGCCTTTCAAAACCCATCTGACAAGCATTCTCTCTCCTGCGTGGATCTGGAAGCTTTAGCCCCTGGGTCGCTAGTGAAAGTGGACTCTGCTTCCAGTCCACGGTGAGGTTTTCTTTTGTGGACAGGagcattttttctttattttaaggtTGATTAACCACCACTGTATGAATTCTAATCTTCTCGTTTCCTGACAAATGCTCGAGTTCCATTCTAGACAGCGGGACATAGCGGAAGTGAAAGTAACTGGATCTGTTATCCAGCAAGCCATGGCTCTGGGCTGTGGCATTTCGTGGCTGGCTCCTTTGCTTACATCCTGCTCTGGTTTTGCAATTAAACCCCAGGCAGTGAGGTCAAGAAGGGAAAGCTATAAGCCGTGCCTGGAACTGACTTTCAAAACCCATTATTTCTGCACCAGGCAACTACTGTTAGCTGACCAGCGGGGACGCTagcaaagggggggcggggcagaatcCCGATGTGTGTTCTTAGTAACGTACTGAGAGGGAGCACCCTGAGTGAGTGCTGTTCAAAGTGACAGTACAAGCAAGAGCGCACTGTCTGGCCCCCAAGTACAGGGCGCCCCCCTATAAGTCACCCCGGTATACTCTGGTCCCGCACTAGCATCGTTGACACTTGTGGGAACTGTTCTAAGTCCTCCCATCCCCCACTCTTCTGTCGGGCGAAAAAAAAGACCCATTCACGTAAACAGAAGTCAgatgcaggaaaaaaattccccgcttgaCGTCCTTTCTCTAGACATCCACTTTTTTTGAACGTATCTTGGCCCTAGAGCGGGGACGCCCTGTAGTCCTTTACCAAATGCAAGAATCACCTTGGGCACTCATCCACCTAGAACCCGCTGTTCTCAATGCCAAAGTATTACATCTGTGAGCGTTACTGGGCACTACAGAAGAGTGAGCAGTCCCCTTACACGCTCCATAGGACGGCTGTAGTCGTGTATTTGCTGGTTCAGTTGCGTGGCATGTCCCAGGAATGCTGGCTGTGGCTCTGTACCTCTGCCCTTCCAGCAGCAAATGAGGCCGTGCCTGATGATAATGTAATGAGAGCATGTCTTTAATTCACTCAGGTTCAAGAGTTGCTAGAAAAGGCGTCAGACTCCAAAGTAAGTATACTGGGTGTTTGTGCAGTCTCCCCCTTGTCCCCATCCGTGTTCTAATCACCCAAGGTAGAGGCCGTTTGAGGCTCCATTTATCCAGGGAAGGGGCATCCTTAGCTTTAGGCCTGGTGAGCTGAAATCCTGAGGAGTCTGTATGGGCACACGTACCTGTAAGGTCTGCGTGTGGGATCGGGAACCTGCATGTCACTGGGAACATTAACCATTTACACGGTTACACCTTCacatcccaagtctctgctacaGGGGATACAGATGGTTCTCAGTTGTAAAGACCAGTGATAATGACCTGCCTTTGAGAAGCCACATGGTTTTATGGTTAGCTTTTTGCTCACATTTTGAATAATACTCTATTCCCTATGCCCACGCCATAGGAGCCAACCTCACTAGCACCAACAGCACTCTGTGAGCCAGActtccgagagagagagagagactgtctgtctgtctgtctgtcctttttttttcctagaCAAACTCAGTTCCAAATGTTTTTGGTTGGTGAAAGGTTTGCGGTCCACACCCGAGTAACTCTTCCTCTCTCTTCTCAGATTCGGTCTTCATGTCCAGAGATTAAATGGCATTTTATAGGCCATCTGCAGAAGAACAATGTCAGCAAACTGATTGGTAAACTTTAAATTAACTTCTTTATGCTCAGTGTCCTGGGGCAGCACATTCTTCCTGTGTCATAACGTGCTACTTTAGTGCAGGTGGTTACAGGCCAAGAAAGAAAGGTCCTGGCTTCATGGTTTAGTCTTATTAATGTCTCCTGTTACATAgaattgtagaactggaagggcccttgagaggccatcaagtccagtccacaccctcatggcaggaccaagcaccgtagaccaccctgacaggtgttttCAGATTTCAGACCTTTCATTGTTTTGGTTGCTGTTCTCTAGAccatctccaatttgtccacatctttcctgaaatgtggtgcccagaactggacacaatcctccagttgagacctaatcagtgcagagtagagtgaaagaattacGTCTTGTGTGTCTTCTacaacatcccagaatgatgtttgcttttttggcgtatcacactgtggactcataaGTGGAGttttttgcatttctccttattgaatttcatcctgtttacctctctTACCACAGTCCATTCCTGCGTGGAAGCAATTCAGAGGAGCTCTGTGATTTGTTTGTTGTGCAAAAGGCCCTGAGTTGGAGGATCTGACTTTGGGCTCTGTGATATTTTCTGTTGTCTGCAAGAGCGAACTGCTTTTGTGTGAATGAACTTTCCCATATGCTCAAATAAAACACACCCTGCGGAACTCATTTCCACAAGATCTCAAAGCCCAAAAGCCTGGCAGGATTAAAAAAGATTAGACACTTGCATGAATAATGGaactgttctgagatttaaaggTAAAAATTTTGAAAGCCTTGGCTGGCATGGTTACACAGCAGAGCCCCTAGTGTAGCTGCAGCTCACACGTGCCAGTGAGTGGTTCTTCAGATCTAGCTGCTATGCCTGCACTGCAAAGAGAGTTTGCCTGGGTCACATCAGCTTACAGTTGCTGCAGTAATTAGTGTGGTGGGTGATAGCCATGCTACCCTCCTTCTGTTGGGTGGTGCACATCAGGAGGGGGCTGACAGCTCCGGGACCATCAGCTCCACGCCAGGAACCCAGCTGtctccccctttccccgcccCAGGCTTCTCGCCTTCCAACTCCCAACTagtggggtgggggcccagctgccTGTGGCTTCTTACCTCCAGTGGGGAGATCCACATGTGGAATCCAGCCGGGTGCCGGGCtcccaggaggcagcagggccccaTGTGAGGAGTGGGGAGCCCAGATGGCAACTCAAGCTCGGGAGTAGGATGGATATGACTAGTCGgatagtgacttgactagttgctccctccccccgagagaggcagcaaggggggagagcaggagctggtgctgatggAAACTGGCTTAGAAGCCAGTTCCCCGCCAGCGCCATCTCCACggagcagcaggggaggcagtggcatagcaggggactgggcacgaggcgggaatcagctgattcccagttcaTGCCTGGTCGTCACctattccctctccccccgccctctacgcttgtgctttttaaatgtgctgggagctaaccccgctgcggctctgcagttcccccccataaactagttgatggaaattccatcgactagtcgattagctgattaaacaccatttaacatccctactcggGAGCCTAGGTGACACTTTGGCTTGGAGTGGAGATtaggcagcagcccagctctggagccaggagctgccgttcttgtcagtttcatggcTCCAGTATGGAgccatgaaactgacaagaaagaTTCCCAACAACCAATGTAAGGCCGCATTGCCCTAACTACACCATTGCCTCTTGTTGAGGGGATTTTATTATGTCCACATAGCCAGGGAGTTACATTGGCAGAAGTATTTCAGTATGTACAGCTCCATTATTTTATCAGCAAAACTCTCGTGTAGAGAAGGCCTGGATCAGGAAAAACCCACTTCTCTCCTAATGTTACTGCATCTGCACTGGGGTTTTAGTGAACCCAACTTGATGGCACAGGGTTGTGATTTCATGTCACTCCTGACCACTATGGCCACGCTGGCAAAACTCAAGTGTAGGCCAGATCTGGGACCTACGTGCTTTGGAAAATGTTACTCTGGGGTATACAAGTTTTGGGAGGCTGTGAAACCTCCTGCGCATGCAccaactcctccctcccacaaCAGAAGGATATTGGGGGGTAGATTGTCTCTTCCCTACCCACGGCAGacttgtttctgctgctgctggctactgTGGGAGGCAGGATATGGAGCTGGATGGGACTCTGATCCGATGCCGTGGCACAATGCTCGACTCCAGTATGGAATAGTCTTTCGCGGATCCCTGGATCAGGGCAGTTGTGTTGTTTGTTTAGCACGTAGCCAGCCCGAGCGGTCTCTGTGCTGGGTCACTGTGACGTCTTAACGAGGGAGAAGATCTTCCACGGCAGAGTTAAAAAAGCTCAAGAGCAAAAGAGGGATATTTTGGGATGTGCGCTTTTCAGCAAGTAGTCAGGCTGAGCTGCCAAACTGGCCTGTGATAATCAGTGTGTTCCCCAGCCAAGTGCAGTGCCCTGAACTTCTGGGGAAGGTCTAAACTCTGTCTGGTGTATGGCGCTAAGGAATGACTGAACCCTTTGACAAGGTTGTTCTGTTTCTGTCATGATACCTGTCTGCACGTCAGCCTGTTCCTCTATCCCGTCTGCTCCCCAGAGAGAGGTTTATGGCTTCAAGTGGGGAGAAACGAACAGGGGCAGATTGTGCAAGGAGAAACCGTGTTCCTTGAACAAATGCTGCCGGTAACAAAGATCCAGGCCAGAAGAATGCAGAACTTCAAGTTAAACAGTCCCTACACTGCATGAGACACCTGCTGCTTTAAGGGTTTACCCAGCACTGCTGTTGGTTAAATCTTATTTCAAGCCTTTTCTTTGCTTACCAGAGAGAGACAGCTATTCCATTGGGTTTGCAACCTGaatttctctctctgcctctgtaaCTTATTGTGGTATCGTGGAGCTGGGTGCAAAGTTTCACTTCGCTCCTGCAGTGCTGTGTAGTCTGTGTGCCTCCCAGACACACAAACTACCTCCCCAGCTCTTGGTAGGGAGCTTGGTTCCGTGTGTTTCGCTTtatgggtggggaaggagagatcCCGAGGTGAAAAGGCTCGCCCAAGCAAATGTATTGGGACTTGGGCGATCCTGGCTACACTTAACGAGGCGATTGCCAGTTGTGGCAGGCAGCATTCCAAGTACGGTGGTTTGTGCTTTTGCTAACAGAAGTGCCTTCAAATCTGCCTCATTTCTCCCTAGCTGTCCCCAATCTGTTTATGGTGGAAACGGTGGATTCCAGGAAACTGGCAGACAAGGTGAACAACTCGTGGCAGAAAAAAGGATCGTCGCAGAGGTTAAAAATCATGGTGCAAGTTAACACCAGTGGAGAAGACAGTAAGTGGCTCGACACTGGTGCTCATGACATTCATGTTCTTTTTAGCACCGATGATGGCCAAATAGCCAGCGGTTTAGACTGATCTGTGTGTTTAAAGAGCTACTCCAGCTTACCTCTGAAATCCAACCTGCTTTCAGTGTGTTCAAATCGTGGAGACGTATCTTTCCAGTCTGAATAGCTCAGTCAGAAACCCCCACTGTTCCTGGGAAATTGGGGAGGAGGTACATCCCGCAAGAAAAGCGGGGTTGGCCTCGGCTGGCATCCCCCGAGCAGTTACTGCTCTTCCTCACGTTGTCCTGGCCTCAGTTGCGCAGCCGATGTCTGTTTGTTTCCAGTGCCACTGGGaacatggggagggagggcaggtgacCTAGCAGAAATCCAGCGGGTATGTGATGAGACGGACACAAGCATTTTAGGTCAGGTCTCCACTTAAGCTTTTACCAGCATCGCTATAGTCTGCtattgctttgtgtgtgtgtggtggggaggggctgtcttTAACACACCTGCAAGGACAAAAGGCTCTGGCGTAGAGGCAGTTGGagccgcaaaaaatgcttttgcctGGTTGCCTTATTCTGGGTCAGTCAGTTAAATATGCTCCACTGGAAAATCAGTGTTTTAGTGGCatcggttgaacctctctcgtccggcaacatctgtggtctggcatgatttgaatTAGCAGGATGTCCACTGATCGTgcctgtggccaagtttcctgcagtcccacctggcctggctctcagtgctctgtgctgttgtttagctcgaatttacccctcagagcccagcaagcagtggaggtgttggtcatgctgctagaaaccctgacctcccgtggtccggcaaaCTGTCTGGTTCAGcatcggtcaggtcctgagggtaccgggctagagagattcaacctgtataattGCATGTCTGCCCCAAGGGGGTTGAGCAAAGTAGTTCTACCAGCAAACCTTAGACGGGGGCTCATCTTTGTAAGCACAGAGGAGGGGTTGCAGAAAACAGAGTAAGCAGGGCTCCGTGTCCCTCTCTTTCCAAGTTGATTTTCTTTTCACAGGGATAGATGTTTGTGCTGCAGACCTTCTGGGCACTGCTCCTCCATCGGGTACGGTGCCCCTGGCTGCAGTGCCAAGGAGGACGCGTAGGCAACTTTTCAATGCTCTAAAAGCACTGGGATCTGGCTGGCCACACCCGCTGCTCCATAGCTGTTGACAGGCCGCAGGGGGCCGTCCCGTTCCGTGCTCCGCGgtgagagccccagggagcagttcgaacctgctgccggctgtaGGTTTTGGTGGGCTACCTTACAACAGTGAGAGCCATAGCTGGGCAGGGAGCTTGATGTGGAGTTTGGCGTGTGTTGCCAGTGCGCTCTCCGCCTTCTTTTCCAGGCAAGCATGGCCTCCCGCCCGCAGAAACGGTGGGAACCGTGGAGCATATCATCAAGCAGTGTCCAAGCCTGGAGTTTGTCGGCCTGATGACAATTGGCAGCTTCGGCCATGACCTCAGTAAGGGCCCCAATCCTGACTTCCAGGTAAGACTTACTGGAGCTGAGTCTTCAGGCTCACTGGAAATCAGCGGCAGGATTCCCATTGCCTGGGAGCAGAGTTCAGCCGTCCTGGCGGCTCCCCTAGCTAGGGCTTGTGGCCAGCAGGACCCGCCTTGTTTAAAACAGACCACACCCACGCTGCCTGTGAGGGGAAGCACAGCTGCCAGGTACCAAACTGACCGGGACTTCACCATCTCCCCCGCACAGACACGCAGCAGCGAGACGAAAGGTGCAGCCCTTGCCCGCCCGGCTGCCAGGGCGGAGGCTTTGCTGAGAGTAACCGCTGTGTTAACCAATGAGCATCCATGTCTCGGTTGAACGGTTGGTTGTGTACGCTCCGCAAAGCCTCCTACTTCCCCAGTCCGATTAAACTGGCGCCCTGTGCCCGATGCAGCCCGGACGGGCAGTTTATAGAGCTGAGATTCCAGCACCGCAGCACCGcgctagggaaatagttttacAGCAGATTTGAAACTCGGGTCCTGTCAACTCGCACAGACAGTTCAGAACAGATGAGATGGACCTGGGCTTGGCAAAGGCCTGTTCAGCGGCTTCGTTGCCACTCGTATGgcagagccacagagcaggggcaggacaagGCAGGTGGGTGGCTGTTCAGGCGCCCTGTGCCACTGCGTGTTCTGTGGCTGGGTAGGGATGCCCCAGCGTGCTCTGAATTACCAGGCCTGCTCCAGCCGTGCTGCTGTGCTGCCCTGATCCCTTGAGGACGCGAAGGCGCATGTGTGTTGTCACTAACGTGCCCTATAGGCTGCACTGTGCATTTCCAAAAGCTCACAAGGCAGTTTGGAAGCAGACAGAGCCCTTGAGGACAGGGGGGATGGGACTGCAGCCGGATGTagggaggctccagagaaggGCCAAATGCTGCTTCTGGGCCACGGTGAAAAGGGTTCAGGGTGCCAGCCGAGCCGTGTGTGATCTGCCCCTCCGTTCCTCTTTCAGATGTTGATATCCTTGCGCCAGGAAGTGTGTGAAAAGCTAAATCTCCCCATTGAAACA
Coding sequences within it:
- the PLPBP gene encoding pyridoxal phosphate homeostasis protein, with product MWSRAGMAAGEGLGPALRAVTDQVRQAAARRPQALPAIQPRLVAVSKTKPADMVIEAYNQGQRSFGENYVQELLEKASDSKIRSSCPEIKWHFIGHLQKNNVSKLIAVPNLFMVETVDSRKLADKVNNSWQKKGSSQRLKIMVQVNTSGEDSKHGLPPAETVGTVEHIIKQCPSLEFVGLMTIGSFGHDLSKGPNPDFQMLISLRQEVCEKLNLPIETVELSMGMSTDYQHAIEVGSTNVRIGSIIFGERDYSNKPAHGKAPGEAESRAKTMAATEH